The Arcobacter sp. F2176 DNA window TGGACAAAATAAAGAACCAAAGAGATAAATAGAATATTGGAAAAGGTTTGAAACGATTAGAAAAAAGAGTTAAATCAGGAAAGCTCTCAAAAAATCAAATCAAGAGTAGAGGATACAATAAATATATTTATTAAAAAATAGCTGATAATATTGATTATGATAAATTTCATTAAGATGAGCTTTGGGATGGACTTAAGGGGTATATTACAAATACAAAGCTTTGTCCAAATGAAATAGTAGAAAATTACTCTAATCTTTGGCATATTGAGAAAGCTTTTAGAATATCTTAAACAGATTTAAATATAAAATCAATTCATCATTAAAGTAAGTATAGGGTAGAAGTCGATACATTAATATTATTTATTGCATATACAATTTACAAAGGACTTGAAGAATTATCAAACTGCATACTAAAGATATTTTTATATTACATGCAATAAAGAGATTAAAACTATCTATGGATTAGAATATACTAATCCTCTTAGAATAAGAAAATTTTTGTGGTATTACAACTTAATAAAATTCAATTAAAAATTCAAGATATTATTGAGTTTGAACTTGGGTGACCCATTTGATGAAGTCAGGAATAATTATCTATTACCATTTGAGTTTGAAGAAAATGTTACATTTAGAAAAGCTTGCTTAGAATATAGACTTATTTGTCTGATTTAGGGTTGATATACTATACTTCTTGCTACAGCAACAAGTACCAAAAAAGAGGATGAACTAACAGTTCTTTATATCTGCTCATTTTTATTATAGATAGCATTCTTAAATAACTCTTCATTACTTACAATTAAATGTAGTATTATTCCCCACTAGATTTAAAAAGACCTGGTAAATGAAGTTTTCTTAATTTATTAATCTTTTGTATAAAAGAATTGTTCTGTAGTGCAAATTCAATATATATATAATGAACAATATGTGCTAATGTTGTATTATTACCAATTTGTAAATTATTTGAATTCTCTTCTAAGAAATAATTAGTAAGAATTATGTGATAGTTATTATTAAATTTTTTAAAAATATTTGGATCGATACCAATTTCTTTTAATGAATTTAGAAAAAAATTGTCTTTATCAAGTACAAAGTCAGATAATTTTCTTGTAGATAACGCTCTATCATAGATAGAATAATATATATTTTTGTTAAATGGTAACATTTTTTGTTCGATGTCTTGATAAAAAATAGAATTCTTATTATTTATAAAAATCTTTAAATTATTAAAAAAATTGTCTTTAGTAAATTTCAATATTGAAAAATTTGTATTATGAAGCTTTTCTTTTACCAATGTACTATCTGAATCATTAAAATAGTACGCATTAATACTTACTGAAGGATGGGCTTTCTTTAAACTTAACAAGTACCTAATAAACTCATCATCATAAATATTATCATTAGTTGCTAAAAATGCTATATTATTTTCAGGCATTGTATTTTGCAATCTTTCTATATTTAGGTTTCTATTCAGTTGTTTTACAAAGATAGTTTCATCATAATTTTCAACTAAATTATCTAAATAATTACTTGAATCTTCTTGTATAATAAAATCTTCATTTAAAACTAATGGATATAAATAAACACTATCATTGATTAGTTTATATATTTTATCAAATAAAAAACTTTGATTAGGAATCTTAGCTTGCACCCAAACTTCAGTATTATCTGCAATTTCATAAATATTTTTAGGACAAATAAGTTTGAATCTATTTATTACAGGACTAAAGATACTAATATACTCTTTTAGCACTTCTTCATCAAAATAAAAAGCAGAGAATTTTATATTTGGGAATTTATTAGAAATCTCTACGATCTTATTTACAAATTCCTGTTGAAGATTCTCTTTTATAGCAAAGAATCCTATGTGTTCTTTTAGATACTTTTCATTGAATAAATCTTTATCAATATCTTCTTTTAGACTATTTGCAAATTCAAAATAGCTAGTATTTGAAAGAGTGAAGTTTTCTTTTAAATTATTTGCAAGGGTGAACTTTTTTGGTACAATTAATTCAGTTTCTAGCTCTTTTAATGCTTTTTCTTTATTGTCAAACATTACACCATAGATATTTTCATAGTTATTTAAAATAATGTCATCTATTCTTTTTACATTTATTGTATTATCATATGTTTCAAGCCATAGTTCTACACTTGAAGTTATATTTGAAATATTATTTGGGATTGAAAGTTCGATTCTATTTAACTCTTGTTTAAATACAAATTGTGCTTGAATTTTTTGAAACTCAAAAAAGTAGAAAAGTTTTAATTCTACTTCTGGAAATCTTTTAAGTACTTCTTTTACATAGTTTACAAAATCTTTATTTGTAAGATTATCTTCTATTGCAAAAAAGCCAATTGAGTTTGGCTTGAAATCATATTGATAGCCTCTTTTTGAAGTTTCAACTAGTTCTTTAAAGAATGGTTCAGAGTAGATACTATTTTTTATAGAGTACTCTTTTAAATATTTGTTTAATTTTTTTAGTAAAATACTATTTTCATCACTTGAATATGATATTGAGATTACATAAGTATCAATTATCTTATTTAGTTGAGTAAGTAGATTCTTATTTATCTCATAAATATACTTTTTCTTATCATTCTCACTATCTAAATCAAATAGATAAAAGATATAGTGTAGATTGTGTGAAGAGTAGTTTAACAATATAGATTGCAAATCTTCGCAATGTTGTTTTTCAAATAGAACACTTTGAACAACATTTATTAGGGTATTTTGATATTCATCAAAATTGTTATATTTTTTTATTTTTTGAAATTGCTCAAGGTGTTTTTTCATTTTTTTAACACCACTAAGCTTTAAGTTTATTTTTTCTAAATCTTTTTCATTGTATCCAATTTCACTAATACCTTCTAATGCTTTAAAAATCTCATTTTTGTATGATTCTTGATCTTTCTTTGGGAAAGTTGAAAAATCTATATCTTCAATTCTTAAAGGAACTGCACCAGAAAGATATGCTCCATTTGATAGGTTATATACTTTTTGACTTTCATCTTTGTAGAATTCTGTGAATTGAGCAAAGGTATCAATATTTGTTTTAAATACAGGTATTGATTTAACTTCAGGCAAAAAGTTACCTTTTACAATAATTGTATTTTTTCTAAATGAGTAATTCTTATCTGATGAATCTTCTAACTCTTTTATTTTATTAAATGCACCAGCTCCTGAGTGACCTTCAATATGAGTTGCTCCTGATTCAACATCCATCGCAAAATCTAGACCTAAAAGATAAAGTTCTTTTGTTTGGAAAAGAAGTAATAACGCGTAGGTCAATTCACCAATACTCGGGCTTGTCAATATCCCAAAGTTTTCTTTTACTTCAAACATTGCTTGGAAGATAAAGATATTTTCTTTTGGAAAACTATTCATTAGTTTTGCATTTACATGTGAGGCAAAGATAAAAATTGTATCTTTGAAATAGTTTATATCATTTAGTTTATCCAAGGTATTAAGTACTTGAATATCTTGTTCATCATACTGTGTTACGATATCTGGTTTTATACCATTTTTTTCCAAAATAGGTAAGGTTGCATAGATAGCAACTATAGTAAATTTGTCTTGATTCTCTTTTACAAAATTAATATTATGTTGTAAAGAAGGACCAGCTGCAAGAAAAAGAATAGGTTTCTCAAAAGGTTTGAGGCTTTGTTTATATTTTACATTCAATAATTTAAAATTTTGAGTAATATATGAGTTTGTTCTACTTATACTTAAAAATGTTCTATCATAAGAATACAACAAATGTGCTTGTGAGACTAAGTAGTTTTGGATCACCTTCATATACATATCTGACCCAGAAGATATATTTACAAATTTTAAATAATGATTATAAATAAAAATTTCACCATAAAAACTATCAAATGTCTTTCTAAATTCATACTCATTTTGTGCTATTGAAAAATATAATTTTGTTTTTGTTGCCAGATTTGCATAATTTGTCACAAACAAAGATAATCTAAAAAACTCTAGATTAGGTTCAACTATTAAATATACATCTGAATTGAGTTTCTCATGTATCAAAGGTATATGAATTCCAAGTAAAACTCCAAAAATTATAAATTTGTGGAACTCTTTTACATTTTGTGGATTTGATACATTTTTATTTACAAAATTTATAACAGGAGCATTTCCTATAGAATATGAAGCTAAAATGTCTTGTTCAAGAGCTCTTTTTGCCATTTTGTCATTATAGGATAATTCATAATAAGTTTTAAAACTATTAACCGTAGCATCATAACTTATGTCATCAGCTATCTTTTGTGATATCTCATTTGAGTTTTGTGTGTATAAAAACTCTTTTGTTGTAGGATTTACTATGTCAAAGTGTGTGTTTAAGTATTGAAGTTCAAATTCTGGTTTTACTTGACCTAATTCAATTGCTGTTGCATAAAGTTCTAGCGTTTTATATAAATCAGGGTGATTTTGTTTAAAAAACTCTAAATTTTCATTATAAGTTTGTAATGCTAATTGCTGAACTTGATCCAATGACATTTTATACCTTATATAAATCTTTTTACTTAAGTAAAAAAAGTATTATTTAATAAATATTTTATCATAATAGCTCTAAAGATAGCTGAATTTTAGAAGATTTTTTTTATTTTTAACTAAAAAAAAGTAGTACCCAAAGAGCACTACTTTTTAGATGTTTAAGATTAATTACTATTGTAATAATCTTAATACATTTTGTTGGATTGAGTTTGCTTGACTCATAGCATACGATCCAGCTTGAGATATAATATTTTGTTTGTTGAAGTTTGCAGATTCTTGTGCATAATCAACATCTCTAATAATAGATTCTGCTGCTTTAACATTTGTTTGTTGAGTCATTAAGTTTCTAACCCCAGATTCAATTTGATTTTGAGATGACCCTAAATCTGCTCTAAATGTATTAAGTTGAGTAATAGCAGCATCAACTACACCTTGGAATTTATCCGTTTGAGCCACTGTTAACTGACCAGCTTGTAAAGATTTCAATGCAGAAAGAGTTAATCCACCTCTCATACCTTTATTTTCATCTGTTTCAGTATCTGCAACACCATCAGTGATTTTTAATTCTTTATTGCTTCCTGTCTCTTCATTGTAAATAGACAAATTAGCTGCATTAGCACTGAATGTCACACTTCCAGAAGTATCTGTTTGCTCTATTTTCATAGACCCAATATTATAAGTAGCTAGTGCACTACTTGCTGTATTTGCAGTATCTGTTGTTTGTCCGCCAAAGCTAATTACAGTTCCAGATGCAATAGTATATGAAGCTGCTTTAACTTCTACACCATTAACGATAGTTGCAGCTACTTTTACAATACCACTAGCACCATTAGTTGCACTAAATGTACCTAAACTATTTCCATTTATGTCTTTTACTTCTACTGATGCACCACTATTAGATGATAATTTATCTAAAATAAGTTGTGTATTAGAATCTAATTCACTAAGTGTACTTTGTTTACCAAAAGTAATATCTCCAGTAACCCCTGAAATACTTACTTTACCTACAGCACCACCTGATGCAAAACTTTCAAGTTTAAGTGCATTTGTTCCATCAGCTGTTACTCTGATTGAAGTTTCAGCTGAAATAGTATTACCTTTTGAACCAGTAGTATCTTGCATGATTCTTTCAGTTCCACCACCTAAACCTACAGTATTAGATTGAATTGATGCAGATTGGATGATATCATCTTTATTTTCACCAATTTGGAATCTTAATTGATCTGAACCTCTAGTATTATCATAACCACTTTGTAATAAAGTTGTACCATTATAGTTAGTTTGTGCAGCGATATTATCTAATTGCTCAAGTAATTTATTAATATCTTTTCTAATAGCTTCTCTACCATCATCAGAAGTAGTATCAGTATTAGCTTGAATTAATTTAGCTTTAACAGTATCTAAGATATTTGATTGTTCAGACATAGATTTATCAGCAATTTGGATTAATGAAACAGCTGAGTTACCATTGTCAATACCTTGACCAATAGAATTAGCTTGAGTTCTTAGTTTATCAGCAATTGCTAAACCAGATGCATCATCAGATGCTTTATTGATTTTTAATCCAGTAGAAAGTTTTTCTAATGAACTTGAAATTTTGTTACTTGTATTTTTTGCTGCTTCTTGTGCAGTAAGCGAAGCAACGTTAGTATTAATTCTCATAATAAATCCTTTAAATTATGACACATTGTGATAAATCACACCGAATACATTCTCAGGTGAATGAGCATAGAGTAAAACAACTCTTTGGAATCAATCGATCCCTACTTTGTAAAAAGAATTATTACATACCAATTCTTAAAAGTAGATTAAAATAAAATTTGACAATAAAAAAAGAGAGCTTTTATACTCTCTTTAAATTTGTTATTTAAAAGTGCTATTTATTGAAGTAGTCTAAGAACATTCTGTTGCACAGAATTAGATTGGCTCATAGCATAGTTTCCTGCTTGAGAGATGATATTTTGTTTATTGAAATTTGCAGATTCTTCAGCATAATCAACATCTCTAATTACAGATTCTGCTGCTTTTACATTTGTTTTTTGAGTCATTAAGTTTCTAACTGCTGATTCGATTTGATTTTGAGTAGAACCTAAATCAGACCGGTAAATATTCATTTGACTTAATGCAGCATCAACTATTGCTTGATACTTATCTGCTTGTACTTTTGTTAATTGACCTGTTGCTAAAGCTTTTAATCCAGCTAATGTACCGCCACCAATAATACTTCCTGATGCTGTAGTCACTTTTAATTCTTCACCATTTGCACTATTTAAGTTTTGAATATTAAGATTTTGAGCACTTGCATCAAAGGTAATACTTCCTGATGCTGAAGTTTGAGTAAGTGTCATTGCTCCAATTGTAAAAGTATTTAGAGGTTTGCCAGCAACTTCAACTGTATTTACTGTTTGTCCACCCATTCCAAGTGTTGTACCTGATGCAAGTGTAAATGTTATAGTTGGTTCTGCTCCATTTACTCCTGGTGTTGAATGTCTAATTAAAGCATCTTCTATTGTAGTAGGACTAGTTGGTGTTAGTGTAAAAGTTCCAATAGTTCTATTGTTTATGTCTTTTACTTCTACTGAGGCAGGATTTCCATTTACCCCACTTGTTGCATTTGCTAAAGCTTCTAATACAAATTGAGTAGTTGAATCTACATCACTAATCTCTGTTGTACCTGGTCCATTTGCAGTTATATCTCCAGGTATTCCTGTAATATTTACTTTTAAAGCAGTTCCTGTAGCATATCCATCTAATGTAATAGGATTTGTTCCATCTCCACTTATAACAGTTGATAAACCTTGAGAAATAACATTATTTCTTGTACTTGAACCAGAAACTTGGTCAAGAGCTTTGTCTCCTCCGCCTAATCCAACTGTATTTGACTGTACGAACGAACTTTGCATAACATCATCTTTATTTCCACCAATTTGAAATTTCAATTCAATTGAACTTGACATGCTGTCATAGCTATCTTGTAAAAGTGTAATACCATTATAACTTGTCTGTTGAGCGATATTATCTAATTGTTCTAATAGTTTAACAATATCTTTTCTAATAGCTTCTCTACCATCATCAGAAGTAGTATCAGTATTAGCTTGAATTAGCTTAGCTTTTACAGTATCTAAGATATTTGATTGTTCAGCCATAGACTTATCAGCAATTTGGATTAAAGAAATAGCTGAATTACCGTTATCTATACCTTGGCTAATTGATGAAGCTTGAGTTCTTAGTTTATCAGCAATCGCCAAACCAGAAGCATCATCACTAGCTTTGTTAACTTTCAATCCAGTAGAAAGTCTTTCTAATGAAGTTGCAATCTTCTTATTAGTATTGCTTGCCGCTTCTTGTGCAGTAAGCGAAGCTATGTTTGTATTTATTCTCATGTTTTTTACCTTGTTACAGCTTTTATACTAAATTTTAACAAGTTTTTTTGAGAATTACTCCTGTTTCGATGTGCCCAGAATAGGAAAATTGGTCAAATAAAGAAAATTTTAAGATTTGGTGAGATTTGATTAATCCTTTTAAATCTCTATGCAAAGTTTCTGGATTACATGAGATATATATAATTTGCTCGAAATTTTTAACTAATTCTCTAGTTGTATCATCAAGTCCAGATCTTGGAGGATCTACAAATATAGTTGAAAAGTTGTATTCACTTAAATTTAT harbors:
- a CDS encoding 6-hydroxymethylpterin diphosphokinase MptE-like protein, producing MSLDQVQQLALQTYNENLEFFKQNHPDLYKTLELYATAIELGQVKPEFELQYLNTHFDIVNPTTKEFLYTQNSNEISQKIADDISYDATVNSFKTYYELSYNDKMAKRALEQDILASYSIGNAPVINFVNKNVSNPQNVKEFHKFIIFGVLLGIHIPLIHEKLNSDVYLIVEPNLEFFRLSLFVTNYANLATKTKLYFSIAQNEYEFRKTFDSFYGEIFIYNHYLKFVNISSGSDMYMKVIQNYLVSQAHLLYSYDRTFLSISRTNSYITQNFKLLNVKYKQSLKPFEKPILFLAAGPSLQHNINFVKENQDKFTIVAIYATLPILEKNGIKPDIVTQYDEQDIQVLNTLDKLNDINYFKDTIFIFASHVNAKLMNSFPKENIFIFQAMFEVKENFGILTSPSIGELTYALLLLFQTKELYLLGLDFAMDVESGATHIEGHSGAGAFNKIKELEDSSDKNYSFRKNTIIVKGNFLPEVKSIPVFKTNIDTFAQFTEFYKDESQKVYNLSNGAYLSGAVPLRIEDIDFSTFPKKDQESYKNEIFKALEGISEIGYNEKDLEKINLKLSGVKKMKKHLEQFQKIKKYNNFDEYQNTLINVVQSVLFEKQHCEDLQSILLNYSSHNLHYIFYLFDLDSENDKKKYIYEINKNLLTQLNKIIDTYVISISYSSDENSILLKKLNKYLKEYSIKNSIYSEPFFKELVETSKRGYQYDFKPNSIGFFAIEDNLTNKDFVNYVKEVLKRFPEVELKLFYFFEFQKIQAQFVFKQELNRIELSIPNNISNITSSVELWLETYDNTINVKRIDDIILNNYENIYGVMFDNKEKALKELETELIVPKKFTLANNLKENFTLSNTSYFEFANSLKEDIDKDLFNEKYLKEHIGFFAIKENLQQEFVNKIVEISNKFPNIKFSAFYFDEEVLKEYISIFSPVINRFKLICPKNIYEIADNTEVWVQAKIPNQSFLFDKIYKLINDSVYLYPLVLNEDFIIQEDSSNYLDNLVENYDETIFVKQLNRNLNIERLQNTMPENNIAFLATNDNIYDDEFIRYLLSLKKAHPSVSINAYYFNDSDSTLVKEKLHNTNFSILKFTKDNFFNNLKIFINNKNSIFYQDIEQKMLPFNKNIYYSIYDRALSTRKLSDFVLDKDNFFLNSLKEIGIDPNIFKKFNNNYHIILTNYFLEENSNNLQIGNNTTLAHIVHYIYIEFALQNNSFIQKINKLRKLHLPGLFKSSGE
- a CDS encoding flagellin, with translation MRINTNVASLTAQEAAKNTSNKISSSLEKLSTGLKINKASDDASGLAIADKLRTQANSIGQGIDNGNSAVSLIQIADKSMSEQSNILDTVKAKLIQANTDTTSDDGREAIRKDINKLLEQLDNIAAQTNYNGTTLLQSGYDNTRGSDQLRFQIGENKDDIIQSASIQSNTVGLGGGTERIMQDTTGSKGNTISAETSIRVTADGTNALKLESFASGGAVGKVSISGVTGDITFGKQSTLSELDSNTQLILDKLSSNSGASVEVKDINGNSLGTFSATNGASGIVKVAATIVNGVEVKAASYTIASGTVISFGGQTTDTANTASSALATYNIGSMKIEQTDTSGSVTFSANAANLSIYNEETGSNKELKITDGVADTETDENKGMRGGLTLSALKSLQAGQLTVAQTDKFQGVVDAAITQLNTFRADLGSSQNQIESGVRNLMTQQTNVKAAESIIRDVDYAQESANFNKQNIISQAGSYAMSQANSIQQNVLRLLQ
- a CDS encoding flagellin; this translates as MRINTNIASLTAQEAASNTNKKIATSLERLSTGLKVNKASDDASGLAIADKLRTQASSISQGIDNGNSAISLIQIADKSMAEQSNILDTVKAKLIQANTDTTSDDGREAIRKDIVKLLEQLDNIAQQTSYNGITLLQDSYDSMSSSIELKFQIGGNKDDVMQSSFVQSNTVGLGGGDKALDQVSGSSTRNNVISQGLSTVISGDGTNPITLDGYATGTALKVNITGIPGDITANGPGTTEISDVDSTTQFVLEALANATSGVNGNPASVEVKDINNRTIGTFTLTPTSPTTIEDALIRHSTPGVNGAEPTITFTLASGTTLGMGGQTVNTVEVAGKPLNTFTIGAMTLTQTSASGSITFDASAQNLNIQNLNSANGEELKVTTASGSIIGGGTLAGLKALATGQLTKVQADKYQAIVDAALSQMNIYRSDLGSTQNQIESAVRNLMTQKTNVKAAESVIRDVDYAEESANFNKQNIISQAGNYAMSQSNSVQQNVLRLLQ